In Methanothrix sp., a genomic segment contains:
- a CDS encoding methanogenesis marker 3 protein gives MRVFVDGNEIELGPGACLADALQKAGSKPAEGAIVGVVKGRGEKSRQTNSYWLNTSKGRIRIELLENELQKIWHEVVDRILGSRVRWATADGVALGGFSSEISFGRSAHEYNRWEVVLGAAGFDAENTQLIFIHRRHSAIYGTPDNGGVFAHVVGGKSTLDRLEIGDKIEGIEPIVEWQDLTEKTSTLDMTLPLEEDMEIYTRVQAELIGEAPLGAEFFLASTRDGTFRVDSVSSSYVLSDQLLTERVAYEHREPRLEGVVTVRTVGRGLGRIFIYKQDRTSNPSHSVVARVVKGMDMIKLARPGQLITFDVTPERIMLLGKSLEDAREEMRERGIEAEAVGYMGEDAVVVKQDPGATMEILKAKRVKLSAIPSSRLISVQLYYDLAPKSLDYFRHVTGLKEKPLGPLPVYFTYESTLLFKPEVEAVSYKELLPENKPVGLVPAGSIGISNQVSKKIGMVGIRLEEDRRYGPSGEKFEATNIIGRVLEPEKLRDVKDGETIYIREER, from the coding sequence TTGAGAGTCTTCGTTGACGGCAATGAGATTGAGCTGGGGCCTGGAGCATGCCTGGCCGACGCCCTGCAGAAGGCAGGCAGCAAGCCTGCTGAAGGCGCAATTGTGGGGGTGGTCAAAGGCCGGGGCGAGAAATCGCGCCAGACCAACTCTTACTGGCTCAATACCTCCAAGGGCAGAATCAGAATCGAGCTTTTGGAAAATGAGCTGCAGAAGATCTGGCATGAGGTCGTGGACAGGATCTTGGGATCTCGAGTAAGGTGGGCTACAGCCGATGGTGTGGCCTTGGGCGGGTTCTCTTCGGAGATATCCTTTGGCCGGAGTGCTCATGAGTACAATCGCTGGGAGGTGGTCCTCGGGGCGGCTGGTTTCGATGCCGAGAACACCCAGTTGATATTCATCCACAGGAGGCATTCAGCTATCTATGGCACACCAGATAACGGTGGGGTTTTCGCTCATGTGGTAGGGGGCAAGAGCACCCTCGACCGGCTGGAGATAGGGGACAAGATCGAGGGTATAGAGCCCATAGTGGAGTGGCAGGACCTGACAGAGAAGACCTCCACCCTTGATATGACTCTGCCTTTGGAGGAGGACATGGAGATCTATACCCGGGTCCAGGCGGAGCTCATCGGGGAGGCCCCATTGGGGGCGGAGTTCTTCCTCGCCTCAACCAGGGACGGCACATTCCGGGTCGATTCCGTATCCAGCTCGTATGTCCTATCCGACCAGCTTCTGACGGAGCGCGTGGCCTATGAGCATCGTGAGCCCCGCCTGGAGGGGGTGGTCACCGTCCGGACTGTCGGAAGGGGCCTGGGCAGGATATTCATCTATAAGCAGGATCGTACCTCGAATCCCAGTCATTCTGTAGTGGCACGGGTCGTCAAAGGCATGGACATGATCAAGTTGGCCCGGCCTGGTCAGTTGATAACCTTTGATGTAACCCCGGAGCGCATAATGCTCCTGGGCAAATCCCTGGAGGATGCCAGGGAGGAGATGAGAGAGAGGGGCATTGAGGCTGAGGCCGTGGGCTATATGGGCGAGGATGCCGTCGTGGTCAAGCAGGATCCAGGGGCCACCATGGAGATCCTGAAAGCCAAGAGGGTGAAGCTCTCAGCGATTCCTTCCAGCCGCCTCATCTCCGTCCAGCTTTACTATGATCTGGCACCAAAGAGCCTGGACTATTTCCGTCATGTCACCGGCCTGAAAGAGAAGCCTCTAGGGCCTCTGCCTGTCTACTTCACCTATGAGAGCACACTGCTCTTCAAGCCGGAGGTAGAGGCGGTGAGCTACAAGGAGCTTCTGCCAGAGAACAAGCCTGTCGGCCTCGTTCCTGCTGGCTCCATAGGCATCTCCAATCAGGTCTCAAAGAAGATCGGTATGGTGGGCATCCGGCTGGAGGAGGACAGGCGATACGGTCCCTCGGGGGAGAAGTTCGAGGCGACGAACATCATCGGCCGGGTATTGGAGCCGGAGAAGCTCAGGGATGTTAAGGATGGAGAGACTATCTATATTCGGGAGGAACGGTAA
- the atwA gene encoding methyl coenzyme M reductase system, component A2, which translates to MAPFIEIKDLTVRFGDVVALRNVNLVIEEGESVGILGRSGCGKSVLMHVLRGVESFQDISGSVIFHVARCSKCHHVEPPSHVGKSCKCGGTLEKADADFVSLGINDPLRRDVSKRIAIMLQRTFALYGDERVIVNVMRAVEETGESMSVHVAADLLDEVNLSHRLMHVARELSGGEKQRVVLARQLAKSPMILLADEPTGTLDPGTARVVHDSIKRAVDDFKMTLIITSHWEDVMIELAQKAILLDHGEIKAEGKPKDIAAQFLAMAGSLAKREEVELGEPMIKASGLSKRYISIDRGVVKAVDEVDLVVNEGEIFGLVGVSGGGKTTLSKMISGILTPTNGSIAVRVGDEWVDMTVLGSSGRGRATKYIGVLHQEYTLYPSRSVIENLTEAIGLSLPFELAERKAIHTLETVGFTEEQAESVLEKMPDELSEGERHRVAMAQVLIKEPRLVVLDEPTGTMDAITKIEVTNSILNAREETGETFIIVSHDMDFVKNVCDRAMLMRNGRAIFTGLPEEVLGKITEKEEKELLGS; encoded by the coding sequence TTGGCACCTTTTATAGAGATTAAGGATCTGACGGTTCGATTCGGCGATGTTGTGGCTCTTCGCAATGTAAATCTGGTCATCGAGGAGGGCGAATCGGTCGGCATTTTGGGAAGGAGCGGCTGTGGCAAGAGCGTCTTGATGCACGTCCTGCGTGGTGTGGAATCATTCCAGGATATATCAGGCAGCGTGATCTTCCACGTGGCCAGGTGCAGCAAGTGCCATCATGTAGAGCCCCCCAGCCATGTCGGAAAGAGCTGCAAGTGCGGAGGGACCCTGGAGAAGGCTGATGCTGACTTTGTATCTCTGGGAATAAATGATCCTCTCAGGCGCGATGTCTCCAAGAGGATCGCCATAATGCTGCAGAGAACCTTTGCCCTTTATGGCGACGAGAGGGTGATAGTGAATGTCATGCGCGCAGTGGAGGAGACCGGAGAGAGCATGAGCGTTCATGTGGCTGCGGATCTGCTGGATGAGGTCAATCTCTCTCACCGGCTGATGCATGTGGCCCGGGAGCTCTCCGGCGGTGAGAAGCAGCGCGTCGTCCTGGCCCGCCAGCTCGCAAAATCTCCCATGATCCTGCTGGCAGACGAGCCGACTGGGACTCTTGACCCGGGCACAGCCAGAGTGGTTCACGACTCCATCAAGCGGGCGGTAGATGACTTTAAGATGACCCTGATCATCACCAGCCACTGGGAGGACGTCATGATAGAGCTAGCCCAGAAGGCCATCCTTCTCGATCACGGGGAGATCAAGGCAGAGGGCAAGCCGAAGGATATAGCTGCTCAATTCCTGGCCATGGCTGGATCCTTAGCCAAGCGGGAGGAGGTCGAACTGGGCGAGCCGATGATAAAGGCCAGCGGCCTCTCCAAGAGATATATCAGCATAGATCGAGGTGTGGTCAAAGCTGTGGATGAGGTCGACCTGGTGGTGAATGAGGGAGAGATCTTCGGGCTGGTAGGCGTCTCTGGAGGAGGTAAGACCACTCTATCCAAGATGATCAGCGGCATTCTCACCCCCACCAATGGCAGCATTGCTGTGCGGGTGGGGGATGAATGGGTGGATATGACCGTCCTCGGATCCAGTGGTCGGGGCCGGGCCACAAAATATATCGGCGTACTCCATCAGGAATATACCCTCTATCCCTCTCGCAGTGTGATTGAGAATCTGACTGAGGCCATTGGCCTCTCATTGCCCTTCGAGCTGGCGGAGAGAAAGGCCATACATACCCTGGAGACGGTTGGCTTCACTGAGGAGCAGGCAGAATCAGTTCTGGAGAAGATGCCCGATGAGCTCTCTGAGGGAGAGAGGCATAGGGTGGCCATGGCCCAGGTCCTGATAAAAGAGCCGAGATTGGTGGTCCTGGATGAGCCCACTGGAACGATGGATGCCATCACCAAGATCGAGGTGACGAACTCCATTCTCAACGCCCGCGAGGAGACGGGCGAGACATTCATAATCGTCAGCCATGATATGGATTTTGTAAAGAACGTCTGTGACCGGGCTATGCTCATGCGCAATGGAAGGGCGATATTCACCGGCCTGCCAGAGGAGGTCTTGGGCAAGATCACAGAGAAGGAAGAGAAGGAGTTGCTGGGGAGTTAA
- a CDS encoding sodium:solute symporter: protein MDFHLAGRRQGIMALTGTFCATILGASTTIGMAGLGYSQGLTGSWWMLSGTIGMLILSLFLAERIRSTGCSTLPQLVGSFYGERAQASASLLIAISWIGVIAVQIIASGNILSAVFGGDINYYMIVSSMVFVLYTAYGGRISVIRTDLFQLLIITSGLAILFWRAFSTVGAGPLIGQSFPLSAEMDFWKAISMILVVGSAYLIGPDMYSIIFSSRSARGAKLSAFMTAIILIPLAFLITSLGIFSRHLYPAISPEQAVPSLMAGLLSPAVEGLVAAALLAAFMSSADTCLMTFTTILTFDIYGKIRQRAHRESSLKDDQDHMMKASRVAVIIAGVFALTFAVFIPNIIKALLIAYTVFTSGLFIPIIAGFYRKKLGLTSTGALWAIAGGGSTAILLGQSYPLLGMAVSAALLFAVSWRKRLPL, encoded by the coding sequence GTGGACTTCCATCTCGCAGGCAGACGTCAGGGGATCATGGCCCTCACAGGCACCTTCTGCGCAACCATACTGGGAGCATCCACCACCATCGGCATGGCTGGACTGGGCTACAGCCAGGGTCTTACCGGGTCCTGGTGGATGCTATCGGGCACCATTGGCATGCTCATCCTCTCTCTCTTTCTTGCTGAGAGGATAAGATCTACTGGGTGCAGCACTCTTCCCCAGCTCGTCGGCTCGTTCTATGGAGAGAGAGCTCAAGCCTCAGCCTCCCTCCTCATCGCCATCTCCTGGATTGGAGTGATAGCAGTGCAGATCATAGCCTCGGGAAATATCCTCTCTGCCGTCTTTGGCGGGGATATCAACTATTACATGATCGTCTCCAGCATGGTATTCGTCCTCTATACCGCATACGGAGGAAGGATCTCTGTTATAAGGACAGATCTATTTCAGTTGCTCATAATAACATCCGGACTGGCGATCCTGTTCTGGAGAGCCTTCAGCACTGTTGGAGCCGGGCCTCTCATCGGGCAGAGCTTTCCCCTGTCCGCTGAAATGGATTTCTGGAAAGCGATATCCATGATCCTGGTGGTGGGCTCCGCCTATCTGATCGGCCCTGATATGTACTCGATCATCTTCTCCTCCCGCAGCGCAAGAGGGGCGAAGCTCTCGGCATTCATGACGGCAATAATCCTGATCCCTCTGGCATTTCTCATCACCTCTCTGGGCATCTTCTCCCGCCATCTCTATCCTGCGATATCCCCCGAGCAGGCAGTGCCCTCCTTGATGGCAGGGCTGCTCTCGCCCGCGGTTGAGGGGCTGGTGGCTGCCGCCCTGCTTGCCGCCTTTATGTCCTCGGCAGACACCTGCCTTATGACCTTCACCACCATCCTGACCTTCGACATATACGGGAAAATACGGCAGAGAGCGCACCGGGAGAGCAGTCTCAAGGATGATCAGGATCATATGATGAAGGCCTCAAGAGTTGCAGTGATCATCGCTGGGGTCTTTGCGCTCACTTTTGCCGTCTTCATCCCCAACATCATCAAGGCGCTGCTCATAGCCTATACCGTCTTCACCAGCGGCCTATTCATACCTATCATCGCTGGATTCTACAGAAAAAAACTCGGCCTGACCTCCACTGGAGCCCTATGGGCGATAGCAGGAGGGGGGTCAACTGCCATCCTCCTGGGACAGAGCTATCCCCTCCTGGGAATGGCGGTCTCTGCAGCTCTGCTCTTTGCAGTGAGCTGGCGGAAGAGGTTGCCCCTTTGA
- a CDS encoding nitroreductase family protein gives MQALEAIKTRRSIRKFKPQEVSKEIQRELLEAAMLAPSAGNEQPWQFVVIDDRKILEHIPQICPTASMCRQSPLAILVCSDRNLEKYPDFWVQDCSAATQNILLAAHALGLGAVWAGVYPMKERVEGFRKMFLLSEEITPFALIALGYPDEEPAPARRFREERIHYNRW, from the coding sequence ATGCAAGCTCTGGAAGCAATAAAAACCCGTAGAAGCATCAGGAAATTTAAACCTCAAGAGGTCTCCAAGGAGATCCAAAGGGAGTTGCTGGAGGCGGCCATGCTGGCTCCATCAGCAGGAAATGAGCAGCCCTGGCAGTTTGTAGTAATTGATGATCGCAAGATCCTGGAGCATATCCCCCAGATCTGTCCAACGGCATCTATGTGCAGGCAGTCGCCTCTGGCGATTCTCGTCTGCAGCGACAGGAATTTGGAGAAATACCCCGATTTCTGGGTGCAGGATTGCTCTGCCGCAACCCAGAACATCTTGCTGGCTGCGCATGCCCTGGGTCTGGGTGCAGTATGGGCAGGGGTCTATCCCATGAAGGAGAGGGTAGAGGGTTTTAGAAAGATGTTCCTCCTCAGCGAGGAGATCACTCCATTCGCCCTGATCGCCCTGGGATATCCGGACGAAGAGCCTGCCCCGGCCAGGAGATTCAGGGAGGAGAGGATACATTATAACCGCTGGTAG
- a CDS encoding NAD(P)/FAD-dependent oxidoreductase: MTKDILEKGAIIQRDKETFAIAPHIAGGIIDPAGLRRIADVAEKYHAKALKITSAQRIAIVGIEEKDIDNAWADLGMKAGAAIGLCVRSIKICPGTTFCKRGLQDAVGMGLKLDEKYHGMELPWKFKMGVSGCANSCAEPAVKDVGLIGTARGWRLLVGGSSGVRPRLGMMLAENLSDDEAFALIDKIVNFYKDHAKKQRLGDFIEEIGFEAFKREILK; this comes from the coding sequence ATGACCAAAGACATTCTGGAAAAGGGCGCCATCATTCAAAGGGATAAAGAGACCTTTGCCATCGCCCCCCATATTGCAGGCGGCATAATCGATCCCGCTGGCCTTCGAAGGATCGCCGATGTGGCAGAGAAGTATCATGCCAAGGCCTTGAAGATAACATCCGCCCAGAGGATCGCCATCGTGGGTATCGAGGAGAAGGATATCGATAATGCCTGGGCAGACCTGGGCATGAAGGCCGGGGCGGCCATAGGCCTGTGTGTTCGCAGCATAAAGATCTGTCCCGGAACCACCTTCTGCAAGCGCGGCCTGCAGGATGCTGTGGGTATGGGGCTGAAGCTGGACGAGAAGTATCATGGAATGGAGCTGCCCTGGAAGTTCAAGATGGGGGTATCAGGATGCGCCAACTCCTGTGCTGAGCCGGCGGTGAAGGATGTCGGCCTGATTGGCACTGCCAGGGGTTGGAGGCTGTTGGTGGGCGGAAGCAGCGGGGTGAGGCCGAGGCTGGGTATGATGCTGGCAGAGAATCTATCCGATGATGAGGCCTTCGCCCTGATCGATAAGATCGTCAACTTCTACAAAGATCATGCCAAGAAGCAGCGTTTAGGCGATTTCATAGAGGAGATCGGCTTTGAGGCCTTCAAGAGAGAGATTCTGAAATAG
- a CDS encoding methanogenesis marker 5 protein, which yields MAKVIVYPPTSMILSDLVDRMGHKALVVPEVVRKLATDNNIASPPLNVTSEEPKKGLRYAAVDVPSGIRGRMALIGPIIDEAEAAIIVQDPGWLTGCAGCNRTNELVRLLIRTKGIPTLDLSYPNNDAEARDFVQKIRNFLEDLK from the coding sequence ATGGCAAAAGTAATCGTTTATCCTCCCACCAGCATGATCCTCTCGGACCTTGTGGACAGGATGGGACACAAGGCACTTGTAGTACCTGAAGTGGTAAGGAAGCTGGCGACTGATAATAATATCGCTTCACCGCCTTTGAATGTCACCTCCGAAGAGCCCAAAAAAGGGCTTCGCTACGCGGCGGTGGATGTCCCTTCAGGGATCAGGGGCAGAATGGCCCTGATAGGGCCGATAATCGATGAGGCAGAGGCGGCGATCATAGTTCAGGATCCGGGATGGCTGACAGGATGTGCAGGCTGCAACAGAACCAATGAGCTGGTCAGGCTGCTCATCAGGACGAAGGGAATACCCACTCTCGATCTCTCTTATCCCAACAATGACGCTGAGGCCAGGGATTTCGTCCAGAAGATCAGGAATTTCTTGGAGGATTTGAAGTGA
- a CDS encoding RNA chaperone Hfq — protein MSEEERPTGKQSLPQFIPKLKGKRVMVRLTSGGQPVTGTIESFNSYEILLQTAKGELLVFKHAIATIAVLDEPRGYRPAA, from the coding sequence ATGTCTGAAGAAGAGAGACCCACAGGGAAGCAATCATTGCCGCAATTCATTCCCAAGCTGAAGGGCAAGAGGGTGATGGTCCGCCTCACCTCAGGCGGCCAGCCAGTCACGGGAACCATAGAGTCATTCAACTCCTATGAGATCCTGCTCCAGACGGCAAAAGGGGAGCTGCTGGTCTTCAAGCACGCAATTGCCACCATCGCGGTCCTGGATGAGCCCAGGGGATACAGGCCGGCTGCATGA
- a CDS encoding ChaB family protein produces MPYKNISELPRSVRNLPNRAKTIYMKAFNSCWEELESEEEAIRDRASHKSAWLAVKEQYEKDEETGEWVKSDEYVGRRSRHRKSRSSGTSLQTKAHA; encoded by the coding sequence ATGCCATACAAGAATATAAGCGAGCTGCCCAGGAGCGTCCGAAATCTGCCCAACCGGGCCAAGACCATATACATGAAGGCCTTCAATAGCTGCTGGGAGGAGCTGGAATCAGAAGAAGAGGCGATCCGCGATAGGGCATCTCACAAATCAGCCTGGTTGGCTGTAAAAGAGCAGTATGAGAAGGATGAAGAGACTGGTGAGTGGGTTAAGAGCGATGAATATGTAGGAAGGCGTTCGCGCCATCGCAAGAGCAGGTCCAGCGGGACCTCTTTGCAGACAAAGGCACATGCATGA